GATAAGTGGACGCACCGCACAATGTCTGTATGATTTGGAGTGTGTGTGCAGtaacttcgtgtgtgtgtgtgtgtgtgtgtgtgtgtgtgtgtacgattagagtGAGAGTCGTTGTTTTATAGATTACCACTTTGATCGCTAAACTATCTGATTTTTTATTACGTACATCGCTCCGCCTCTCCCAACACTCGTCCTCAGGTCGTGGACATGACGGTGCCGTACGACATGGAGTTCGGCTGCTTCATCACTCCTCTACCAGAGCCTCTGCCGCAGTGGGTGGCTCTCTCCTACCCCTTCAGTCTGCAGGTAAGTCGTCAATAGCTGAATCACAAAAAATCGTCACACTGAGCTATATATAGACTTGACTACGAGTTGATATGAAATAGAAGTGACTTATATAGTAAAGATAAACATCGTTGTTGTCCGCGGCAATATCTCATGATcgttaataaactagaaaatagATACTTATTGCATTTCTCTGGATTCATTCTTGTGAAGATTTGCAGCTACTGTGCTTTTACTGTCTAAAGTGACCGCACTGACACTGACCATTACAAAGTGAGCTGGTTCAGCGCACCTGCTTCAAATGAAGTTGTTTTATATAacgttcttttaattttctatgtaatgttcttttctttttcatgcgaCAATGTACTTGATTTCTCTCGTGATTACAAAGATATCATGAAAATGGAGGTGAAGACAAAATTGTGTGCACCATTCCGTTCCTTTAAGCTACAAATTAAGATTCCAGCAAGCACACAAGCCGGATCTGTTCGGTGCCTATAGGTGTGGATCCTGACGATGGTGTTCCTGCCGGTGGGGACAACGCTCCTTTACGTGGCCTCGGTTGCCGCGCGTTTCCTGCTACACGACGAGACCTGGGATGGCAGCTTTTCGCGCACGGTTTTCTATGCCCTCGGAGTCTTCCTGAGCGTCGGGATGCCTCAGGTGGGTACAGTAGGGCTTCAAGGATTTCAGTTCGGTGTGCTGTGTCATTAGATaacttagaaaaagaaaagattatactCTTTaatgattgatgatgataagaCTTAGTGAAAGTAGATATAGACACATTTCATAGGCCTCACGGttttttgcagcttcctttattttctcgaGTTCTGGGCTCCGCCTCCTAACGTCTCCACAACAGCTGTAACTTTtgtcgatatatatatatatatatatatatatatatatatatatatatatatatatatatatatatatatatatatatatatatatatatatatatatatatatatatatatatatatatatatatatatatatatatatatatatatatatatatatatatatatatatatatatatatatatatatatatatatatatatatatatatatatatatatatatatatatatatatatatatatatatatatatatatatatatatatatatatatatatatatatatatatatatatatatatatatatatatatatatatatatatatatatatatatatatatatatatatatatatatatatatatatatatatatatatatatatatatatatatatatatatatatatatatatatatatatatatatatatatatatatatatatatatatatatatatatatatatatatatatatatatatatatatatatatatatatatatatatatatatatatatatatatatatatatatatatatatatatatatatatatatatatatatatatatatatatatatatatatatatatatatatatatatatatatatatatatatatatatatatatatatatatatatatatatatatatatatatatatatatatatatatatatagatatatatatatatatatatatatatatatatatatatatatatatatatatatatatatatatatatatatatatatatatatatatatatatatatatatatataccgaagAATGTAACGCGATACATTcttcggtatatatatatatatatatatatatatatatatatatatatatatatatatatatatatatatatatatatatatatatatatatatatatatatatataccgaagAATGTAACGCGCGTTGTACTGAGGGATGGAAGCGTCGCGAGAGTTAGTTAGGAGTCAGCAGAGAAGGGAGTGTCATTCCTGCCAGCCTTTAGAAAGTAGTTATGACGAGTAATTTTTATTCTATATGTTGTATTATTTCCCCACATTAGAAAACAAGACTGATGATGGATACGAAGTAAGTGACAGTCACACCACTCTCTGTTAACTCATGAAATGTACTTTTGATTTTATCCACAAAAATATCATACAGGACATACGAACATACTACATTTGTAAATTCATGTATGATTCCTTTAGTACTTTCATGTCTGTCACCCGGATCGTTCTCTCGTATTAGTAAGCCACTGCCTCCCGATCCAGGTGCCGCGGAGCAATGCCACGCGGGGTTACTTCATCATGTGGGTGTGGTACGGGGTGCTGCTCACTGCTGTGTACCGCTCCTCCCTCACCGCCTTCCTCACCATTCCTCTCACCCAGACGCCAATCGACACGCTACACCAGGTCTTAGGTCACCAGCATCTTGTATTTAGGTGTATTTCAAGAACCATCAGGAACATTTACAGTATGAAGTGGATGCCTGGAATGAAATTATCTAATATAGTTTTATGACGTGACTGCattccccatcacacacacacacacacacacacacacacacacacacacacacacaccgcgtagtgtagtggttagcacgctcgactcacactcgagagggtccgggttcgagtcccggaggcggcgaggcaaatgggcaagcctcttaatgtttggCCCCTGTtcgcctagcagtaaataggtacgggatgtaactcgaggggttgtggcctcgctttcccggtgtgtggagtgtgttgtggtctcagtcctacccgaagatcggtctatgagctctaagctcgctccgtaatggggaagactggctgggtgaccaggagacgaccgaggtgaatcacacacacacactctctctctctctctctctctctctctctctctctctctctctctctctctctctgtgcgtgtgtgtgtgtgtgtgcgtgtgtgtgtgtgtgtgtgtgattcacctcggtctcctactggtcacccagccagtcttctccattacggagtgagcttagagctcatagaccgatcctcgggtaggactgagaccacaacacactccacacactgggaaagcgaggccacaactcctcgagttacatcccgtacctatttactgctaggtgatcattaagaggcttgcccatttgcctcgccgcgccgggattcgaacccggcccactacgcggtgtgtgtgtgtgtgtgtgtgtgtgtatgtgtgtgtgaactagCTCCACAATACATGCTTCTCACAAACACGCCTTTAACCAAGCACGAACACTCGCAGCTGGTGTCCTCGTCCCTGCCGGCTTGGGGCGCCACGGGTCTCACCTTCAAGAAGATGCTGGAGGAGAATCCAGACCCGATGGTACAGCAGCTCGCCCTCCGCTACGAGCCAGTGAGCGGCGCCGAAGAGGGGATCCTGCTGACGGCGCAACGGAAGTGAGCACCGCATGATAGCTTGAGGGAGTGTGAGCAGTGACtcggattttttttcattcactattcGATTTGTCTTGACTTGTGTGACTTAATTCTCATCCGGACTGTTCGTATGTGTTTCTAAATGTTCTGAATTCTCACCATGCTCGAGTTGTATACATTGAGGAATTTATAATAAGGTAAGAACGTAAGAAAGTcagagaggctacaaaaaataattatcTCTACATGTAGCAATCAACATGAAACATATGTACTGCACCTACTTCTATCCATCATCCAGAACACAGAAAAGTAAGGGAAGCTCCAAAAAGCAACCGGATGTACTGTATATGTAGCTATATGTATGAAACATCTacttatttccatctatcatccacatccataaatttgtctagtcTTCATAGTATTTGAAAGATTGTGAGTGCTGGGTTACGattcatttcatcaccagaaaGTGTTTGAAATAAAGAACCCTCGATCTAGCTGCACACCTCGTGGTCAGGTGAAAGGAACACTCGCTGCGCATCACAAAGGAGAACTGAAAAAGGACAAAGTGAGGCGATTGGGTACTTCCTCTTCTATACTCTGTTTTTTGTAATGTTATAAGGCTTTAAGTGAGAGATACTGGCTTGATTTATTAACAGAATACATCATCTGTATATACTTTATTCATTTAGACatttagccagtcagtcagtcagtctatttTCCCCGCGTAAGTATAATGTCAGGAGTTGGCTAGCACTCACGTCAATGTGACGAATAAATGCACTACACGTTTAAGTTTCTTCTGCCGTCACGCTCACTGATTGGTGTCTTGCCAGATACGCCATGATGGAGAACCGACAGTTCCTCGAGTACACGATCGCCACTAACTACACTAACAAATACGGCGAAGAGACGCTGCACGTGATGCGGGAgtgcttccttcccttcaggtgctgagagagagagagagagagagagagagagagagagagagagagagagagagagagagagatttgctatTAGTCGCTACTGACACCTTTCCTTCTGCAGGATCGGGATGGCCATGCCCAAGAAGGCGCCATATAAACCCAACCTGGACCGAGTGGTGGACCGCGTGGTGGAGGCGGGATTGGTAAGCTGCCGGGAGTGTTCTCAGGGGCAGCTCTACAGTCGCCATTTTCTCGCTTGCTAGCCAACCAATAAAACCATTTGAGTCGTAATCGGGTTCCATATAGTCACTTATGGGTGCTGtataacaaatagaaaaaaaaacccggtTTATTTATTATACTTATCCATTTATACTTTTTCCAAAGGCCGGACAGGTAATCATGTGTGCCTTCGTGAGTGCTTTTCCTTCCAATGATAGTGTAGAATACTTGCTAAACTATAAGGAGGATCATGAAAGCTCCGGTTACATCTTGATACACCGTCGATAAAACACATTTGAAAACCACAGTATCTTTTACCATAGATTAAAACATACAGTGGCGATCAGACGACGAAATGCTTACAAATATGgactctttttttgtgtgtgtgtcacgagtAGCAGCCTTTCACGTGTCAACAATGGGGTTACTTTCCAAAACGTTGCCTTGTAGCGactgtacatacatacctaCACTGCTGGACAAGAAAGAACCGCAggactttccctttcttctcttgccCTCTTGGATGATGACGTGTGTTGTCAGAAGGTGTTTATCTTTTTAAaggaggggatgagagagagagagagagagagagagagtatacttcCTTACctttttatgcatatttttcattcatctattttcttagGTTCGGAAGTGGTTCAGCGACATTCTCTTTAGTAGTAGGAAGCGCGGCACGGCAGGCAACGAGGAGAGCCGCGGCGGGGCCCTCACTGTCGATAACCTGCAGGTGAGTGTTCTCCTTGGCGTCTCTATCCCTGCCTGGCCAATAGCGTCTCTCTTGCATAGGGACTCACTAACACAAGACAAGGTCTAACTCTTGTCCTCAAGTAGACCAGTTCTAGTCACCTCTTTTCGTTTGCTAGCTACCCAACAAAACCTATTTAACCTTCCTATTTGATCTTTAGCGTTTATCAACATAGGAAGCGCTTTGGTTTGGAAGCTTACGAAAAGATTATATTACTGGCACAGAAAGCGGCATAGGAAACGAGTAAACAAACGCTCCCGACTTGTGCACGGTCCTGTTCACACACCTGCttacctggacacacacacacacacacacacacacacacacacacacatgaaatcaCACCAAGTAATTCTTTATGATAACTTCTTGGGAGGATTAGCACCTTTTTaagatttttgttgcccttgcacacacacacacacacaaaaaaaaaaaaaaaaaatcgattagGGAACTCACCAATTGCACTATAAAACCAACACTTTCCAGAAACTTTCCGAACCAAGCACTGGCGCTCTTAATAGCCatgttatctatatattttaacTATCATATTTGTCTAACCTTGAAATTATGCCTGACATGCATCGTCGTTACCGTGACCCCAGGGTGCGTGGCTGCTGCTGGGCGCCGGCTGGGTCGTGTCGGGGGCAGCCATTGTGTTGGAGCTGCTATTCGCTTCCTCAAGACAACAGCCCCGTACTGGTCTACACTCGGCCACGGCATGAACTCAGAATCAAAGGAAGACtatgaaaaagaagcaaaaaaaaaaaaaaaaaaaaaacatcggcATCTAAAATTTGGGTGAACAAAGCTTTTagttatgaggaaaaaaaatctgaaaaggtTTAGCACACTACCATGACGCTGTTGAAATTTGTAAGAGCATCTATTTGTTTTGGTGTTAGATTTAAAATGATGAGGTAGAACTGAAAACTATTGTGTTAGCTGCGACGAAACGtggtttgtttattaatttcttatgtTCAGTCTTTCAATGGAGCAGAatttatagtttttcttttatttattcatctactttttttctgaatggagagagagagttagtgtaTTGTTGTGTTGTCTTCACAGTAAAACAAACTCAAATATACGGTTGTCTGACATTCAGCGTCccattctctgtctgtttgtaatAATATATTTCATTTCCATCATATATCAATCATACTTCATGAGTGAATAGTTCTATTCACGTATGCCTTTTGATATAACAGGAAAACATCCCTCTGGCTAGCCACCAATGGCCCACAGAcagtgcttatttttttttccagcagattaataatgataataataataataatgatgataataataataataacaatgatgataataataataataataataataataataataataataataataataataataataataataataataataatagtaataataatgataataataataataatgataataataatgataataataatactaataataaagaGTTGCCTATCCTACTATCATAATATTTTTCGACGAGACGCAGAGAACACATTGATAGGTTAGGGTAAGAGGAAGTCTATGGTAAACGTTCCGCACTCGCCTCAGTGGGCCGGGAACCATTAAATCAATGGTAAGTGCAGTGCGTCACGGTAATGTCACTGTACTGAATAAGTAAACCAACTACCAGACACAGGTTCAGATAATTTGTGAGGGTGATGCAAGGAAGGGTCACGATGGAGGCGAGGCTGCTTTGTGAGTACATAAAAGGGGAAGGACAGGCGTGTGGCAGCAGTGATGTGGAACACGATGAAGGTGCCGCTGGAAATGTAAGTCTACCCAATGGCTGTCTACTAGACATGACCATGAATTGCTACTCATTTTCCCTTGAAAGTGGAAGAATATTGTAATATATCCATTAATTGTACCAGCAATTTCTTAATTATCATCTCACAACACAGCGTTTCAAACAAATGTGCAGTGCATCTTCCACCCTGCCCGTtatgtcttgtcttgccttcagATGGCTGCAGTCACTGTTTGTGATGAGCTGCGTGAGGCGCGGTGCTATGAGGAACCCCTTGTCAGTTCAAGGAATGGAAGCCAGCCAGTCCACGAGACCTGTCAGCAACTTGTTATTGGAAAGCGTTCACGACTCGCCTCAGCTCACTCAGCTTCTGCAGCACATCGTAGAGAAGTTAGTTTCACACAAGTGGAATTTAAGATATAGGAAAACGAAGCAGTACTTGATTCAACCAGTGTTTTCCAGCATGACTGACTTCACGCACCTGCTTCACCATTGATTTCACATTGCATCACAGTGTAGTGTATCTTCATAATTCTATCTGAGTGATTAATAACCTagtttttaacatttttcatcATAAGAGTCCATCTATCAGCTTACTTTCGCTTGCCTAAAAGGCGAATTGCCACATTAACACTCGTACTGATAGTCACAATTAACCATTAGCTGCTCAATAAAAACTCTTTCCAGCTTTTTGAAGGATTGTGACCTTTGGCTGCTTTATCCGCCTGGTGAGACTCTGGTGATCCTACTTGCTGCTAACCTCCAGCTGCAGGAACGACCAATTCGCACTGTGGCCCTAGAGACGTCTGAAGAAGGCGTAGAAGTGCCTGAGTTGACGATAACTTCTGCGCCTGCCTGCTCTGCCTACATCATCTTTGGATACAGCGTAAATATTCGCTTTTGTTTGttcaacttttatttatttatttttttcgataGTGGCGAAGTTATAAAAAATCAGAAGGCATTGAGAAACACTAAATGTAAGTTTCTTAGTAATGATAGAAAAAGcgtataataaaaagaaatggcaACGAAGCATTCTTTTGATTTCCGAGGTAAGCTAATACCCCGTGCCCTCACGGAATGGTAACTGCAGAAGGttgaaacaataaaggaaaacatgatTATCCACAAATTTCAAGTAAATACTAAGAAAGAAATTGCTGCTACACCTCCGTCGCTCTGATATGCTGCATACATCGGGAGAGAGGAGTATATCTTTAGCGATGATAAGAAAAATCATGTCTCTCCgtcatctctctccttcttttctatgaTGTTTTCCTCAGGGTGAGTTCCTCCGCTCGCTGGTGGAGTCATCTGGGTTCGAGTCACAGCTTCACTACCTGGGTCGCTTCATCTTCGTGACGGGAACAGCAGCAGGGGCGGCGCGGCTCATCCTCGACAACCCGGTCATGGCATGGCGACCTCACGCCCTCGTCATTAAAGAATTTCAAGAAGTAAGGTTTATTCTCATTAGTATGGACGTAATGAtagttgctgttattatcattattatcattcttcttcttcttcttcttcttcttcttattattattattattattattattattattattattattattattattattattattattattattattattattattattattattattattattattattagtagtagta
The window above is part of the Portunus trituberculatus isolate SZX2019 chromosome 38, ASM1759143v1, whole genome shotgun sequence genome. Proteins encoded here:
- the LOC123514556 gene encoding glutamate receptor-like, whose translation is MRSPRWVVRAVAAAACVLGVWGAGLRSNVYPGNVSLDALGSESLLQVIKYLVERFLIGCDIMVLFDEGSGTAEAKAEALLKLGLPVVVVSLRGDGDSGPLEIPADSQFPGASDCPAYFIFADKAKSLRSLVESADFYSQLHYLGRFIFVTESAMGAPRLILDNPVMAWRPHALVITESGGVRRSSSYDVWSHEVFRDDVPERVHRVEKWRRGAAQLGAHLFPNKLGNFHGNVLRAVTFEHAPSIVEVEGHSAGHHYDGIDIRLLHILADALNFRLKIVNPSDGGKWGSPLDNGSWTGLTGDLTQRRAHMGVANLFIHIHYLEVVDMTVPYDMEFGCFITPLPEPLPQWVALSYPFSLQVWILTMVFLPVGTTLLYVASVAARFLLHDETWDGSFSRTVFYALGVFLSVGMPQVPRSNATRGYFIMWVWYGVLLTAVYRSSLTAFLTIPLTQTPIDTLHQLVSSSLPAWGATGLTFKKMLEENPDPMVQQLALRYEPVSGAEEGILLTAQRKYAMMENRQFLEYTIATNYTNKYGEETLHVMRECFLPFRIGMAMPKKAPYKPNLDRVVDRVVEAGLVRKWFSDILFSSRKRGTAGNEESRGGALTVDNLQGAWLLLGAGWVVSGAAIVLELLFASSRQQPRTGLHSATA